The genomic DNA TCGTCTGCAAGTTTTTCCGCAACTTGCAAATGATCGGGCGGTAATTCGCACGCGCCGGATTTACGCATAAACAGATAAGGATCTTCCATTATTCCGCATTCAAATTTTAACATTAAAATACGAAGAACTGCGGCGTCCAAAGTTTTTTCATCAATCAAACCGGCAGTTATCAATTCATTTAAAAACCTATCGTAACAATCGGAACACATTTCCACGTCGATTCCGCCCTGAAATGCAGCCAAAGCCGCTTCTCGTTCGTTTTCGGCAATCCCGTGGGCAATCAACTCATAAGGCGCACACCAATCAGAAATGACAACTCCTTCGAACGTAAATTCTTTCCGCAATATTTTACGTAGATATTTAGCATTTGCCGTCATCGGCACACTGTCAACGGTATGGAAACCCGCCATAACCAGCTTTGCCCCCGCATCTATACCAGCTTTAAACGGGCGCAAATACGTATTTCTCATGGTTCTTTCGCCTAATTCACAGGTATTGTAATCCCTTCCCGCTTCGGCGGCCCCGTAACCGGCAAAATGTTTCAAGGTTGCGGAAAGACACTCCGATCTGCCATTATCCTCCTGGAATCCTTTTACGTATGCTTTTGCAATCTCTCCTGCCAGATAGGCGTCTTCTCCCGCGCCCTCGGCAATCCTCCCCCAACGAGGGTCTCTCGCAATATCAAGCATCGGCGCATGCGTAACGTTAATTCCTGCTACCGTAGCTTCTGTAGCGCTGATCGCGGCTGAACGCCGGATCAATTCGGTATTAAAACTGCAAGCCGAAGCAATGGGCAACGGAAATATCGTATCGAATCCGTGAATAATATCCGAATGGACCAATAAAGGAACTTTTAAACGGCTTTCTTCTACCGCGACGCGTTGCGCCTCGCGGATATCGTCTATCATATTCCAGGCGGGCTGCAAAATCAAACCTATCCTTCCTTGGCGTATTTTATCGTAAGCGTCTTCATTGATAAGATTTTTTTCTTCCCCCAATCCCGAAGTATCCCCGATATTTTTCTGACAGAGCTGACCTATCTTTTCCTGTAATGTCATTTGAAAAAGTAATTGTTTGGCTTTTTCATAATATTCTTTTTTCAAAGCGGCTTTCCTCTTTTTTTGTATTTGGCTCGGGCTAATTGTAAATGATAAA from Candidatus Borkfalkia ceftriaxoniphila includes the following:
- a CDS encoding glycoside hydrolase family 3 N-terminal domain-containing protein; this encodes MKKEYYEKAKQLLFQMTLQEKIGQLCQKNIGDTSGLGEEKNLINEDAYDKIRQGRIGLILQPAWNMIDDIREAQRVAVEESRLKVPLLVHSDIIHGFDTIFPLPIASACSFNTELIRRSAAISATEATVAGINVTHAPMLDIARDPRWGRIAEGAGEDAYLAGEIAKAYVKGFQEDNGRSECLSATLKHFAGYGAAEAGRDYNTCELGERTMRNTYLRPFKAGIDAGAKLVMAGFHTVDSVPMTANAKYLRKILRKEFTFEGVVISDWCAPYELIAHGIAENEREAALAAFQGGIDVEMCSDCYDRFLNELITAGLIDEKTLDAAVLRILMLKFECGIMEDPYLFMRKSGACELPPDHLQVAEKLADESIVLLKNENILPLKPGEKIIVTGSRCFDANLLGCWQSSRFITDTITYPQGLEKEGFHCHYASTAQELISDDCGTVIVFVGEAAENSGEACSEQDIRILEEDTELLRIAKENDKKTVCVVSSGRPMILTETEKYSDAIVYAWYLGHSAGKSLAGILSGRVNPSGKLCVTLPRDMGQIPIYYNHLPTGRPRSEADDNKFTSRYIDGSSEPLYPFGFGLSYSKFIYENLILDSDVITDVPVKASITVENQSDTAGKETVQLYVHDVCAQISRPVKELAAFQKVYLNGRERKTITFKITEEMLSYYHSDNTFCCDPGLFEIYIGGDSETKIFKSLRKI